CGGGCCGCCGCGACGACCTGCGCGGCGTCGTAGGTGTCGACGTCGTGCACGACGAGGTGCGGGCTGTCGGCGTCGATGCGGGCGAGCTCGTGCGCGTACTCGCCGCGGTCACCGGTCAGGAGATGCACGGTGAGCCCTGCCTGCGCGGCGGCGGCCACCAGTCGGCCCAGTCCGAACTGGAGCCATTCCAGGGCGATGAGATTCCGCCCCGGTGTCGCGGGGACCGAGGTGCTCACAGCAGGACCTCCTCGTGCGGTGCCGGTGCGGGGACGGCCCCGGGGACGGGGACGTGTTCCTTGTGACGGACCGTGCCGGGCTGCCCCGCGCCGGCCGGCCGGAAGCCGCGGCGCCGCCAGTCCATCACCGACCAGGGGAAGGCGAGCTGGTCGAGGGAGTCGATGCGGCGCGGGGCCAGGGCGTGGATGTCCTGGCCGGCCTCGGGGCGGGCGTAGACGTTGTGCGCGTAGCGGTGACCGGTGTCGGCGGCGATGAACACGCAGGGGGTCTCCGGCGCGTGGGCGGCCTCCCAGGTGGCGGCCAGGTAGTTGCAGCCCGAGGACATGCCGGCGTAGACGGCGTGCCGGCGCAGGAGCGTGGTGGTGGCGGCCGCCGCGCTGTCGAACCCGATCCAGTGCACCCGGTCGTAGAGCTCGTAGCGCACGTTGCGCATGACGATGGGGCTGCCGATCCCGGCGATGCTGGCGACCGGGTCCTCGACGGGGTCACTGCCGAAGGTGACGCTCTCGAAGGGCTGGACCCCCACCAGCGACACGTCGACGCCCGCCGCGCGCAGGTAGCTGGTCAGTCCGCCGGTGGAGGCACCGGTACCGACGCCGCCGACCAAGGTGAGCGGGCCGTCCCCGAACTCCTTGCGCAGCAGGTCGGCGCCAGCCCGGTAGCCCAGGTAGTGCACGTCGTCGTGGTACTGCTGCATCCAGTGGACGTCGTCCTCGGTGTCGAGGATCTCGGCGACCCGGTCGAGACGCGCCCGCTGGTCCATCTTGTCGACGAGCGGCCCCGGCGGTATCTCGACCTGGTCGACCTGGGCGCCCAGCATCTCGAACTGGCGGCGCATCGTGTCGTCGAGTTTGGTGGAGCAGACGATGCGGCACTTCATTCCGTACTTGTGGCAGGCCAGGGCCAGCGAATGGCCGTAGGTGCCGCTCGAGCTGTCCATGAGGGTGTCGCCCGGCCGGACGATTCCGTCCGCGAGGAGGCGTTTCACCGCTTCGAGTGCTGAATACAACTTCATCATCTCGAAACGCAATACATAGAGATTGCGGTCCAGTCGGATCACGTCAGGCTGTTTCATCGCATCGGCGATGTGGTCGAACACGACATCGTCCCGTTCTGTGATTCGGCGGCTCGTCCGCGAGCGCCGGAAGAACCCGGTCAGGCGGCCGCGGAGACCC
This sequence is a window from Streptomyces xanthii. Protein-coding genes within it:
- a CDS encoding pyridoxal-phosphate dependent enzyme; the protein is MKQPDVIRLDRNLYVLRFEMMKLYSALEAVKRLLADGIVRPGDTLMDSSSGTYGHSLALACHKYGMKCRIVCSTKLDDTMRRQFEMLGAQVDQVEIPPGPLVDKMDQRARLDRVAEILDTEDDVHWMQQYHDDVHYLGYRAGADLLRKEFGDGPLTLVGGVGTGASTGGLTSYLRAAGVDVSLVGVQPFESVTFGSDPVEDPVASIAGIGSPIVMRNVRYELYDRVHWIGFDSAAAATTTLLRRHAVYAGMSSGCNYLAATWEAAHAPETPCVFIAADTGHRYAHNVYARPEAGQDIHALAPRRIDSLDQLAFPWSVMDWRRRGFRPAGAGQPGTVRHKEHVPVPGAVPAPAPHEEVLL